The DNA segment AAGCCGCAAGCGACAGTGGGGTGACCGACTGCCCGATGTCGATCAGGATGAAATCGTAGCGCGGGCTGACCACGGAAAGGATGTGGTCGATCCTGTCCTTGCGGACCTCGTTGGCCTTGATCGGGTCGATCGCACCGGCCAGGATATCGAATCCCTCGTCGACGCGGGTCATGCAGGCATCGAGGAAGGTATCGTCCATGCGTTCCAGCTGCGAGCACACGTCCGTCAGGGTCGCGGGCGGGGTCTTGTCGCTGACCAGGAATGCCGTATCGCTGAACTGGGTGTTCAGGTCGATCAGAAGTACCCGTTTGCGCTCGCCGGCGCTCAGGGCGTAGGCCAGGTTGCCGGCGATAAAGCTGGTGCCGGCGCCGCCCTTGCATGAAACCAGCGAGATCACGCGCGCTTCGTTGCGCTCCCTGGGCACGTGGTTTGCCTCCAGCCGCCCGAGCGCCTCGCTCAACTGGCCCTTGTCGAGCGGCCACGGCAGGATGTCGCGCACCCCGGCACGCAGTGCCCGGATCAGGACATCCGGCTGCTGCGCCGACGTCACCAGGATGCAAGGCAGGTCGGGATGCTGCTGGCGCAAGGCTTCAATGCCCAGCATCTGCGTGCCGCCGCGGAAGTCCTGGTCGAGGATAAGCGCATCCGCGCTGCGCAGGTGGCTGCCATGCGTGCATAGCGCGGCGGGAGCATCCTGCAGCCGCATGATCTGGAAGGTTCCACAGGCGTCCGCCATACGCGAAAGCTCGCCCAACCTTTCAGCATCCTCGGAAACGATCAGAATTCTGAGCATGGTGTGCTCCTGGTTATGCGTGCTAATTGCAGATCTTGCCGCCGGTTGAAGAGTTCAGGCTTTCCCGCGGCAGCGTAGTCGTGAACGAAGGCATGGCCAGCGTGATCGGCACGACGGGAA comes from the Cupriavidus sp. P-10 genome and includes:
- a CDS encoding AAA family ATPase, which gives rise to MLRILIVSEDAERLGELSRMADACGTFQIMRLQDAPAALCTHGSHLRSADALILDQDFRGGTQMLGIEALRQQHPDLPCILVTSAQQPDVLIRALRAGVRDILPWPLDKGQLSEALGRLEANHVPRERNEARVISLVSCKGGAGTSFIAGNLAYALSAGERKRVLLIDLNTQFSDTAFLVSDKTPPATLTDVCSQLERMDDTFLDACMTRVDEGFDILAGAIDPIKANEVRKDRIDHILSVVSPRYDFILIDIGQSVTPLSLAAFDRSHSIFLTVQPSIPYVRTGKRLLDILRALHYTEDKIRILLNRQGRRDELPRAKLEEVFGMKVFHALPDDPVAVDESIGHGVPVLKGQKRSAIAKSLLSLGATLAASAGTERQAQPARQSLARLFLRPKSSAA